From the genome of Dermochelys coriacea isolate rDerCor1 chromosome 1, rDerCor1.pri.v4, whole genome shotgun sequence:
CATTATAAGCAATATCCACCTAATACAAGCAAAGTTTATTCCTACTTTGAATGTcgtgaaaagaagactgagaactCCAGATTAAAGAAGGTGAAATATGAGGAAACAGTTTTTTACGGGTTGCAGTACATTCTAAATAAGTACTTAAAAGGTATTTGTCTCATAATTTCAGCAAAAACATAAATCTCCATATTTTTCTCCAAACTTCTTGAATTCTGATAGTTGAAGCAGTTTTTGGATTATTTTAgctcagtgtttgttttttaaatttgaaatctcATTTTATTCTCATGACTCTCAAAAAGAGATGTCATCTTTCATAAAATGGTCTTCTACATTCAGTGCCTTCTATTTTTGTTAGGTATCAGAGATATTCAGCAAACTAAAAACTACAAAAATGAATAACAAGTATTTTTATCTTTGAAGATGTTAGTGTTTTAGATAAATGGTCATCTGAAACATCAAAACTTAAAAGATCAGAACCAAAGATAAGTTACctggaatcattaaaaaaggtaGCAACACCACTCTCTCTTTGAGAGTCAATTAAGATTTGGAGGAAAATAAGTTTTATGTTCAAAACTTGAAAAATGTACAGTCTGTATTTGCTAATTATATGCATGTTTTAGTAACTTGTGTTTAAGTGTATTTTCCTTTAAATCTAGTAATGATCTATAACAATTTTAATTGTGTGGTAGCTAAGTGTGCATTTTTCTCCCAGACCACTTAAGTGTACATCTTAAAACTTCACATTGCATTATAAACTCGTGTTTGGAGGTACAATTTGTTTTTTGCACTTCAAGTAAAAACCATGTATTGTGATTCTTCCtgtaatttcattttctgttataccaaaaaatatttttccttcatcATTGGTCTCAGACTGTGTGGCATTGGTGGAGTCTTGGTTAGGATTTGCAATCTCAGTTCTTGCCAAATGTTGGCACTCCAGTAAAAAAATCATTTGGCAATCCCATATCATTCACTGTGAAAAGCGTAGGGTCTgaacttcctcttttttttttacctccttGAATTAGGAAAATTGTCTCAAAATAATCACAGCATGATCAGTATACTTAGTCTCCAAAATCTCATTCTGGGGTGGGTTGGCAGAGACTAGCTGACATTACTATAACAGCTCCTATAGAGATCGAAAGGATTACAGAACACTACTAAACTTAATTCATTTTAGCATTTATGGAATGTGCCAGGTTAATAGTCCTGTAGATTGAAGTCCCCTGTTTAGCCACAAAAAGAGTATGACAGAGGCAATAGCATTGCAAGCTTCCTCAGAGTGTCCTGCTAAGGTGCCTCAATCCTGTTTTTGAAGGGATCATCAGTGTGGAGGAACGTAGCTTCTTATCCACGCTAATTCAGACTTTGGGTGCTTTACTGAGTGTTGTGACTCCTTCTCTGGGAATTGTGTTGAGGGCATCAACGCATTTCATGTAGATGCTGACCAGCCATCCGTTGATGATGACCTCAAATTATTACCACCCTGAGCTGAATTTGAACTACTGATCTATAAGTGAAAGGTCTTCTATTCCAATACCAATTTTCTTAGCCATCCTGTCTCTCTTACAATACAACTTTAAAGCCAAAAATGATGCTTGTAAGCATAGCATTTGCTATTACATGTTTGCCCTTCAAAAGCTCTTTGGACACAAAGTAACTTTTTCATGTCTGGGAGGAGTCTTTGATAATGAAAGCCTCATCTTTTATTTATTCATAAAGAGCTGCTTAATAATGCTTGGCATTAAAAAATTATCACGTTGTCTGAACTTACTTTTAAGCTATTTTTCATTGCAGGCAAAGTGATAACCAAAGAGAAAATCCAGGAAGCCAAAGAGGTATACAGGGAGCATTTTCAAGATGATGTCTTCAATGAAAAGGGATGGAGCTATATTCTTGAGGTACAAAATATTCTTGAGGTATATTTTAATTCACGGTAATTCTAGGTAGAATTTGTGAATCGGAGGATTAGTTATTTCCGTCTTTAGGATCACTGCTGTAGTCTGCAAGGACTAGCAGCTGTCACAGAATAATCAAATAATTGTAAATCCATGAAGCAAAGTAGTTTTCATCCTTACAAATTCCAAATATGGCTTTGTGGGTAATAGGGATTTATTGCTGCCGTCACCTGCTAGTATGAGTTGGGGCTCGTTGGCAAATTTCAATATGTAATACAATATTTAGTGCCTGGTTATGTCATTTAAATCACTTTCTCTAATTAATCATAGTAGTGCTTTCTGCATTAGAAGAAAAGCTACAACTTTTTGCATGAGCAAATAGTAAAtggagaaaatacattttaattgttaTATGAAAATCGGGTGTCTAAATTTTGTCGTGCTACTTAAAATAAGTTTCTCTATGAGATATAGAGAATAGTTAGAAGTTATTTTGGAGATTTTGTCTCAGaaaaattatctttgaaaatgttttcttaatgtataattttttttcaaagaaatgaGAGCTTTTTCCCTTTTAAGTGTGGGCAGATTTGTTCCAGACTTTCCACTCCCTGAAGCTTGCTGCCTTTCCAATTTTTATGATAGACTAAACTATTTCTTCGAAAGCATTGCATATTTCATTAGTGATCGTGACTGCGGTATTTGATGGTATGTGGGTATGAACATATTGGCGTGTCTGGATGTCCTTCAGCAACCAAAATGGACAATAAGAATGGAAATTCTCCACTTTCACAAAGTGTAACATTAGTGACCAGATGAATCAAACTATTTTTCTCCATTCTACCATTAACTCAAGAAtgctaaagtgtgtgtgtgtgtgtgtgtgtgtccacttCTGTTCATAGATCCTTTGAATACATTAAGATTTTTCCATATTACTTCTCCTCCTGAAGAGAACCAGAACTTATTTTACTGTTTAATCACTtggtttcctttttcctctttagTTTGTCCCTTTTTAACACCATTAGCTCACCAATAAATAATTTAAAGCCTTATTGTAAGACAGTCTTTACTAGGCTTCTGTCTTGGGAGGTTGTAATAGGCTGGGTCATCTTTGGTCAGTCTGGTTAACTGGTTCCTTGCAGTATATAAATATGATAAGGCTCTTAAACAGGAAAGGACTCAGATGATACTTCTAAAACTCTAGTGATTTCTTGGAAATACCTGGATTTCTTGGATGCATCTCCATGAGAAAgtgaagcagtgagggcaaaagatctatctggctttaagattctactcgataagtttatggaggagatggtatgatgggataatgtgattttggtaattaattgatctttaaatattcaggataaataggtctaatcccctgagatgggatattagatgggtgggatctgagttacccaggaaagaattttctgtagtatctggctgatgaatcttgcccatatgctcagggtttaactgatcgccatatttggggtcgggaaggaattttcctccagggcagattggaagaggccctggaggttttttgccttcctctgtagtatggggcacgggtcacttgagggaggattctctgctccttgaagtctttaaaccatgatttgaggacttcaatagctcagatataggtgaggtttttcgtaggagtgggtgggtgagattctgtggcctgcgttgtgcaggagatcggactagatgatcagaatggtctgttctgaccttagtatcaatGAAAGTGCTTCTGAAATTCTGAAtggaagtgttttatttttaaaaaaattattctgattAATCTTTGATAACTGGAGCTGttgaagcagcattttgacaTGCATTGGGATATCGCTGGCGAATGTGTTTTGATACTAGCTACAAAACTGCACCATTTTTCTAAAGCAGTACCATTTTGGTACATATGTTCATTTTAACACACTTTTGTACccttaatggaaagactcctaagGCATGTTCCTTTAGGTCTACCCAACCTGCTACTCATCAGTTTAGTTCATCGTGCTATTTCAGTAGCTTATAATAGTTATTTTACAGTTGCTGTCTCATAATTTATTCATTGCAAACAGGCTGCTACATCATATATTCCACAGAGTGTTGAATATTTCAAACATGAAAGTTAATATTGACAATTGTTTTGAAATTGAAAGAACAAAATTTTGGGAGACTGGATTCCATGGTCAGTGGATAGAGTAGATGAAACTTTTTTAGAAAGAATGTACACTGAATCCCATTTAAAGATATTAGTTCTCTTAAAACAAATGTCTGCACCAAAACATAAtgagaccatttaaaaaaatagatgccAGTTGGCGTAACCATCAATGTAAAACACCACAGAAAACTGAATGGCAAAGATCTGTTAAATGAATGCTTCTGtggaccaattttttttttttttttttttttttttaaacagcagggTCTCCTTAAAGGAGTGTGTTCAAAGAATAACATTGTTAAATATCCTTTGGTGGACCATGGTtattcatttggtggaaatggtgctttttaaaatttataggTTTTGGCGTATTTGAGTGGTGGGGgctgttgggggtttttttgttttttgttttttttaatatttagattTTTCACTGTAAATACTTTCTTTTTAGCAAATATAAAGCCTGactttgctccactgaagtcaatggaagcaggGCTAGCCCAGCTGTTCCTACTGTCTAATGCTACTATTAATTTCTCTTACAGAAGTATGAAGGGCATCTTCCGATAGAAGTAAAGGCTGTTCCTGAAGGCTCAGTCATTCCCAGAGGAAATGTACTATTCACAGTAGAAAACACGGATCCAGAGTGCTATTGGCTCACTAACTGGATTGAGGTCAGTCTTTAAAAAtgaagctttcattaaaaatgaagaatAGGTTCACAGTCATTCTACTTGGGTTTAGGGTAAGATCTCTGGAACCAGCTGGTTTCTGTTTTCaaaagatgtctgtctgtctcttgaaGCCTGCTGCAGAAGTGTTGTATGATAGGCTTATTTAATAAATAGGGGAAATTCACAACAGTGCTCAGACATGTTGTGGGGATTGACTTTTGTGTGCATTGGTCTGAAGCTCAAGAAGTTTGACTTCTACAGTGAGTAGTTGCTTGGCCCACCTCACAATAAAAAGGacttatttaaattaaatctgacTCTTAGGCAAACTATTTTGGACACAGCCAATATTTCTTGGCTCATTTCTAAAACAGTGTAAAAAGAGTGTAATTGTAAGTTAATAGATGGTAGAATTGGGAAGTGATTTCCCAATAAGTCACTCGTGCATATGTTGACACCGTTTGCTGTACCTAATTTTGCTAAGTCTTTGCAGTGCCCATATAGATTTCCCCCTTGGTTTATTGCCAGTAGCCCCAGTTGTGCTTGGCTCATTGCCAAGTGGGGATTTTTTGAGTCTTGATCAAGCATATTTCATTTATGTGCACCTGATAAcaatggggttttttgttgttgtagacTATTCTTGTTCAGTCATGGTATCCAATCACAGTAGCCACAAATTCCAGGGAGCAGAAGAAAATTTTGGCAAAGTATTTGCTAGAGACATCTGGCAGCTTAGAAGGACTGGAGTACAAACTGCATGACTTTGGCTACAGAGGAGTTTCTTCACAAGAGGTAACACTAATTTGCCCAATAGCTTGAGAAGTCTAATTCTATTTAAACAAATGTAGTACAGCCAGGAATTTATAGTATTTTGGCACAAATATCTTTTGACTATTTGACTCTTTGGTGTCTTGTAATGTTATGAAAGTCTGGATTATTGGAGCAGTGTGTATTGGGAGTACTTTATTGAGaacatttttccttctcttcgTACCTCCAGGTACAAAATTAAAGAAACTGCAGTTTACTTAAATATCAAGACCTGGAGGACTTTTCTCTTTATGGAAATGATCTTCTGGATAGTATGAGACTGTGTTTAAACTAAATACAGGAGAAACTAGAATTAAACAAGAGATTTGCTGTAACAGAACTAATCCTGTACGATACTTAATGATTAGGCTTCATGATTTGGCACTGTAATTTAAAGTCATGTCTCTGTTTCTCAGACAGCAGGAATAGGAGCATCTGCTCACTTGGTAAACTTTAAAGGAACTGACACAGTAGCAGGAAttgctttaattaaaaagtaCTATGGAACGAAAGACCCTGTTCCAGGATATTCTATTCCAGCTGCTGAACACAGgtaaaatcccccctcccccagttgtTTGAAATCTTTTCTGAATTTCGTTATTTCTAGTATTAACACAACTATTTTTCCATGTCCTTTCTTTGCATGTGGAAATGCTTGCTTCACTCCACGTAGCGAGGCAGATAAAACCTCTTCAGTCTTTTTGTGTGGCACACTGTATGAGTAGATACTAGTCCAGCTGTTAAGGCAGAAGTGAACCTTGCCAGCTGATGCATGATGAACCTTGCCAGCTAATGTactgatctattttttttaagaaacttaTTTAGGTTCAAAATGAGActgaaacttggggggggggggttgagtcAAGTTGTAAAGTCATAGCTAAAACATATAGAACACTTGTATTCTCAATGGGCAGCAATTTGATACTGGGTTCCAATTCTTTAGTACaggtctttaaaaatatatgagaAGTCATGAAAGTTGCCAGTgtcagcactctcaactcaagACCTCTTTCCCAAGAAGAGGTAGTTATGGTATGGTATAATAAGCTTCCCATCATGTCAGGACCCTGGCTGAAGAATTAGTCCTATCTATGTGATCAATCCTTGATCTCTACTGACCCTGCCAAGAAGGATGAGAATTGTGAGAGTGGTGGTTATATTCTGAACACTCTTATGAGACTGACACTCATTCATTTCAAACATTGTATCAGAGTCGTTAGCTGGTAACTTTCAGCCACTGGTGACCTGTACTGGATTTTGATACAGAGATGAAAGTCTCAATCTCATTTACTTGTGCTATCCAGTCTACCCTCTTAAATGGATAAAAACTTTGCACCACTCATTATTCTTAGTGAATAAAAGTTTAGTGTTTAGTTTAATAACTATTCTAATCTGGTAAACTGGGGTACGTGATTCCATTTTGAACACTGGATTTACTTTGTATAGTGGTCATCTCTGAGCAGTAAATATCTGTCCAGGTCAGCATTTCTGGAGCAATCTAAGTATGGGATTTAATGACTAATTGGAAATCTAGAGAACTATTGTATAAATTGGTGGAAGTTCAACAGGTTGCCCAGTGCTTTCGATTTTTTTAAGGCTTGGCAGAAGTAACTAAATTTAAAGTGTAATTTAAGAAAATATACTGAACAGCTGTAATAAATGTTCTGTGCAGTTCAGTGGCATGTTAAAGTGAACAGCTTAAGTAGTCCCAGTTGAGATTCTGTTTGACAAATGCATATTGCAGCCATTCTCTCCAAGCCACTAATGAGTTTGAGAGGCTCGTGCAAGCCGCTTCTCAGATTGTTCCAAGATCTCCGGGATTGGAGTGCTGTCAATGCTGTGCTTGTAGCTGGCACCTTGCCGTGCATGTTCCCATTATTGCCACAGCTCCTCTTGGAAAAGAAACTTCCTTTTTGCATCTGTTTGCCAACATTGCTGAGGGTGCctgtggggggaagagagccACCAGAGTGGATAAAtgcttttagtttttaaaaaaatctattttaaattttaattgggACTGTTTGTGGTGCTAGTTCGTACCATGTTATAGTCTTAAATCACTAAATAGGATGTTTCATACTTGTTTTAGCTTCCTAATTATTTGTAGAATTTCAGATATTGCATGCTCTTTTCTACTGGGAAATTTCACAATTAACGTGCTCGTCTATTGCTGAAAAAGGCAATTCCAGGGCCTCATTAACATCCTTTTATATGGTAACAACAGAAACAcaaatttacaaaacaaataGCTCGTGCTGTCTTTGTAGTCAACACCACCttctaaatattttccaaaagtcGTGAAAGCAGAAATGCTTTGACCTTGCTATACTCCTTATATTAGTTTCGcagttttgaagtcaataggattattGCTCGTAGGTCActtggttgcttttgaaaatcctgaccCTTAAAAGATTTAAATACGGGTCACGGAGCTTTAACCGTaggcttttatttttgaaaattttggcctgttTGTATGCAAGTTAGCAATGACTTTGTTAATGTTGTGGAAAATCTaacaccctgatcctgcaaatgcttacacaTCTGCTTAATTTAACTGTTGTGAATCATCTCAGTTCATTTGTAACTGCACAATCAGGGCCGACATAGTGATCCATTGCTAACACTAAAGCAGTTTTTTTTCTGAAGTGACAGATTTTTGTGCCACCAAGAGAAGTTTTTACTGATGTATAATTTTAGTGCCAAGTGCTGCAAACATATAAGCATgttgcttaacttcaagcacgaGTAGTTTCATTGTAGTCAATAGGACTATTTGATGTAAGTAGTTCTGTATCTGGTTTAGTGTTAGAAGTATTTAAGGCCTTGATGCTGCAGAGTTTTACAAAACTGCACAGGTAAAAAATAAGATTCCCATCTGgtatcagcattttaaaaaaaaaaaaaaaaaaccagcaattATAGGTAAATCCCTTCACCCTGGCATGCattacacccccccacacccccccagcTAGGGTGCTcctgcaggaggagaaggaggtggagcTGAGCTGCTGCTGAACAGCCAATCTGTCAGGCTGGAGGATGAAGGAGCTAGTCCTGAAAGGAAGCCAGGTGCATGCCCCCTGCTAGCAAAATACTTACTAGCTCATCCACTCCCCAGCAGTAGAGGACTCTCTCcttactcctcctcctcttccctccctccggccacacacacacacacacacacacacagaggccagagtgctgcttcctgttcagcctggttCCATAGTCTTATGGATGCCTGCTCCCCACTCTGCTGCCTCTGCAAGGGCTCTTCCTTCACTCACTCCACCACTATCTGCAAAAGGGGGGACAGGACACAGAACCTCAAGCACCGCCACCAGCAAGAGGGATCTCTTCCATCATATCCTGTACCCAGTTTTGGGAAATCAGCTTGCAGCCAAGTAGAGGGAGATTTTATTTATTCTACACTGCTCTAATCTACAGAGTAATTAACCAGCCACTAGTTAGGCTTGGTCTCCAAGTTGGGAAATGTAGACAGGAGCCCTCTACAAAGTACAATAGACCTCAGATTGAAGGGGATGGGTGAAGTTTGTTGGGTCGCTGCCTAAGAAGATAGTAAGATGTTAAGGCAGAACCATTTTTGAGAGATTCCCTTCTAAAACTATTAGCAGCAATACATTGATTCACCCTCTTTTATAGTTCATATAAACTTCTTGAAGATATTTAAAGGACTGTCAGTTTGTATTATAGTTTGGCTTTAGTTAGAGTACCTTTTAcatacagaaaaatacaaaatatgtgATTTGGCTGACTCATGAACTTCAGTCTAATGCAGATCTTCCACTGATTTTCCAGTACCATAACCGCTTGGGGGAAAGACCATGAGAAAGATGCTTTTGAACACATAGTGACACAGTTTGCTTCAGTGCCTGTATCTGTGGTCAGTGACAGCTATGACATCTACAATGCTTGTGAAAAAATATGGGGTGAGGACTTAAGgcatttaattgtatccagaagTCCAAAGGCACCACTGATTATTAGACCAGATTCTGGAAATCCTCTTGACACTGTGTTAAAGgtaatacttttaaaataatccttCCTATGTAGAATTTTGAAATGGCTGTCTAACACATTTGGGAAATTTTATTATTGATGATCTAAAACTATTACTGCACTAGGGTATTTCATGTGTGATAAATCCAAAAATGTCCCTAATTAACCTTATCTGAGGAAACTCTGTTCCACATTCCAAATAGCTTGGTTTTTACCAAGCCAGTTATTCAACTGCTTACagtttttaaagccatttttggGTCCCTTTTAGAACTCTGCAAGATTAGTCAGTGTATATACTGTTCTTCAAGCAGTTTTGAAATTCTCAGTTGTGATGCAGAAAGATTCAGGGATAATACAACATATATTATTGTCTCAGCACTTTCCAATAAGAAGTAAAATAGGAGGCTGACTAAGTATTAATCAAATGCCGAGCTAAAGTGACCTTTCTCACCACTtaagaaaagcctgaaaatccAGAGTCACTTAACATTGAACGTTAAATTACACATGCTGCACCTACCAGAAAAACTCCAGACCCTGTCAGACTTGCATTTAAACCGGAGACGCTTGCTCTTGAACAACCAAAGAGCCACTTCATCATACAGAACTGTagaataagaatggccatgctgggtcagaccaaaggtccacctagcccagtatcctgtcttccgagagtggccaatgccaggtgcccctgagggaatgaaccaaacaggtagtcatcaagtgatccatttcctgtcgctcattcccagcttctggcaaacagttttgagagccttttgtagctcttcgcagtctgaccctgggacttaattatcttgagtagttttgtatcatctgcaaattttgtcacctcactgtttgccccttttttttcagatcatttattaatatgttgaataggactggtcccagtatagatccctgGGGTACatcgctatttacctctctaatttattcctaccctttttgtttcctatctttttaaccagttaccaatccatgagtggaccttccctcttatcccatgacagcttactttgcttaagaccctgtggtgagggaccttgttaatcatattctgaaaatccaagtacactatatccactgaatccccgttgtccacatgcttattgacccccttaaagaattctagcagattggtgaggcatgatttccctttacaaaaaccatgttgactcttgcccaacaaattatgttcatctatgtgtctgtcaattttgttcttgactatagtttcaatcagtttgcctggtactgaaatcagggTCACCAgtgtctgtaattgccgggatcatctctggagccctttattaaaattggcatcacattagctatcctccagtcatttggaacagaagctgatttaaatgataggttacatactacagttagtagttcttcaatttcacatttgagttccttcagaactcttgggtgaataccatctggtcctggtgacttattactgtttagttttatcagtttgttccaaaacctcctctaatggccCCTCAATCTGAGACtggtttctcagatttgtcacctaaagagAATGTCACAGGTTTGGGAATCCTTCTCATATCCTCAGCTAtgaagattgatgcaaagaattcatttagtttctccgcaatggccttatcatccttgagtgctccttcagcatctcaattgtccagtggccccactagttgtttagcaggcttcctgcttctgatgtacttaaattttttgcaattgctttttgagtctttagctagctgttctttgcatttgtttttggccttcctaattatatttttacacttcatttgccagagtttatgctccttttaaTTTTcgtcactaggatttaacttccactttttaaaggatgcctttttgtgtctcactgcttcttttactttgtttagccacagtggcacttttttgtttctcttactatgtttttaatttggggtatacatttaagttgaacctctcatggtgtcttttttaaaattttccacacagcttgcagggattttacttttggtgctgtacctttttagcttctgtttaactaacctcattttttgtgtagtttccctttctgaaattaaatgctacaatgttggctgctgtggtgttttccccacgacagggatgttaaatttaattatattatggtcactattaccaaggggtctagctatattcacctcttggaccagattctttGCTCCACTTacgactaaatcaagaattgcctctcctcttgtggattacaggactagctgctccaagaatcagtcatttaaggtgtcaagaaactatctcctgtcctgaggtgacatgtacccagtcaatatggggatagttgaaatcccctattattgttgagtttttaattttaatagcctctctcatctccctgagcatttcagtcactatagccatcctggtcaggtggtcagtaatatatccctactgctatattcttattattagagcatggaattgctaaccatagagattctatggtacgatttgtttcatttaagatttttactttatttgattctactctttttctttcacatatagtgccactcctacACCAGCAAGACCTGTtctatccttctgatatattttgtaccctggtgttACTGTGTCACATTGATGATCcttattccaccaagtttctgtgatgcctattatatcaataccttcatttaatacaaggcactatAGTTCACCCATCCTATTATTTAGACTCTAGCATTCATATATAAGCACTTtcaaaacttgtcactttttagctgtctgccattacatgatgtaattgaacgggactttttttcatttgactgtttctcatcagatcctacctgtattatttttttcttccatcctctcctcttaCTAGAGCATAGAggatctccattaatagatcctcccctaagggatatctctgtctgaaccacatgctcctccacacTTGTCGGCTTTTCCCCAGGCCTTAGTTCAAAAACTGCTCTAAGACACTGTTTAATTTTAAGTGTCAGCAATCTGGTTCTAATCAggtttaggtggagcctatccttcctgtataggctccccttttccccaaaatttccccagttcctaataaatctaaatccctcctccctatgtcatcgtctcatccatgcatttaGACCCtgaagttctgcctgtctaactggtgCTACATGTGGAACCGGAAGCacttcagagaatgctaccagggaggtcctggacttcaatctcttacctagcagcctaaatttgtcctccaggacctctctcctatccttccctatgtcattggtacctacatataCCACAActactggctcctccccagtactacacataagtctatctagatgcctcgagagatgTGCAACTTTTTccccaggcaggcaagtcaccatgtggttTTCCCGGTCATCGCATTATGCCACACAAGAAATCTAAAGCTATTTAGAACACAGACACTTGAATGTAGAAATCATATCATAGAAGCTAACAATACCATTCCATTAGAGTAACTTTCAGTGCTATTATATGTTGGCTATCTATTAGGACAAATACAGATTTAACCTGTCTGGgtatctttcccccccccccccccaagggcaaGTGCTAGATCACCATAGGAACTTTGCTTAATCTCTCTTTCTCAGAACCATGAAAAAAGTCAGTGTGGATCAGGATCTAAATTTTGAGTATTGCTAGTTAAACTGAGACCTCTGACAGCAATCCTTAATCCATGAGGCGTATGGTGCTAACAGATCTGAGAAACGTGAAGGGCACATCCACTGTTTGCATTGTGTAAAGTAAagagatgtgtttttttttaaaaaaaaaaaaaaacaaaaacagaaaacgaGAGAATAACATGCTGGTCGACCTACTGAGGAGAGTCTAGCTGCCAATTTGTGGTTGAGCAACAAGAGGTGGGGATTGGGTGTGATTAGTCCTCTTTAGCCATGTGACTATACAGACCCTATTGTCTCCTAAGCCATTTTCTTCTAAACCACCCTCTGCACAATGGCTGAAGTATTTAAAGTACA
Proteins encoded in this window:
- the NAMPT gene encoding nicotinamide phosphoribosyltransferase isoform X7, with translation MLILGVRSSKQTSSVPLLLPGLQRHSRTKTDQSCHFSLLLFKTQVTHYKQYPPNTSKVYSYFECREKKTENSRLKKVKYEETVFYGLQYILNKYLKGKVITKEKIQEAKEVYREHFQDDVFNEKGWSYILEKYEGHLPIEVKAVPEGSVIPRGNVLFTVENTDPECYWLTNWIETILVQSWYPITVATNSREQKKILAKYLLETSGSLEGLEYKLHDFGYRGVSSQETAGIGASAHLVNFKGTDTVAGIALIKKYYGTKDPVPGYSIPAAEHSTITAWGKDHEKDAFEHIVTQFASVPVSVVSDSYDIYNACEKIWGEDLRHLIVSRSPKAPLIIRPDSGNPLDTVLKVLEILGKKFPVVENAKGYKVLPPYIRVIQGDGVDINTLQEAIGNGDPPGPMLGVQYPTGLQDLLECVTLRPLLSPACLTQAFCRCGGGEPEGHNGSSSR
- the NAMPT gene encoding nicotinamide phosphoribosyltransferase isoform X4, whose product is MGSFFGQTSSVPLLLPGLQRHSRTKTDQSCHFSLLLFKTQVTHYKQYPPNTSKVYSYFECREKKTENSRLKKVKYEETVFYGLQYILNKYLKGKVITKEKIQEAKEVYREHFQDDVFNEKGWSYILEKYEGHLPIEVKAVPEGSVIPRGNVLFTVENTDPECYWLTNWIETILVQSWYPITVATNSREQKKILAKYLLETSGSLEGLEYKLHDFGYRGVSSQETAGIGASAHLVNFKGTDTVAGIALIKKYYGTKDPVPGYSIPAAEHSTITAWGKDHEKDAFEHIVTQFASVPVSVVSDSYDIYNACEKIWGEDLRHLIVSRSPKAPLIIRPDSGNPLDTVLKVLEILGKKFPVVENAKGYKVLPPYIRVIQGDGVDINTLQEIVEGMKKNKWSIENVSFGSGGALLQKLTRDLLNCSFKCSYVVTNGLGVNVFKDPVADPNKRSKKGRLSLHRTPNGDFVTLEEGKGDLEEYGHDLLHTVFKNGKVMKSYSFDEVRKNARLKDSELEVAPH
- the NAMPT gene encoding nicotinamide phosphoribosyltransferase isoform X2, encoding MGSFFGQTSSVPLLLPGLQRHSRTKTDQSCHFSLLLFKTQVTHYKQYPPNTSKVYSYFECREKKTENSRLKKVKYEETVFYGLQYILNKYLKGKVITKEKIQEAKEVYREHFQDDVFNEKGWSYILEKYEGHLPIEVKAVPEGSVIPRGNVLFTVENTDPECYWLTNWIETILVQSWYPITVATNSREQKKILAKYLLETSGSLEGLEYKLHDFGYRGVSSQETAGIGASAHLVNFKGTDTVAGIALIKKYYGTKDPVPGYSIPAAEHSTITAWGKDHEKDAFEHIVTQFASVPVSVVSDSYDIYNACEKIWGEDLRHLIVSRSPKAPLIIRPDSGNPLDTVLKVLEILGKKFPVVENAKGYKVLPPYIRVIQGDGVDINTLQEGVLVAQIVEGMKKNKWSIENVSFGSGGALLQKLTRDLLNCSFKCSYVVTNGLGVNVFKDPVADPNKRSKKGRLSLHRTPNGDFVTLEEGKGDLEEYGHDLLHTVFKNGKVMKSYSFDEVRKNARLKDSELEVAPH
- the NAMPT gene encoding nicotinamide phosphoribosyltransferase isoform X6, whose translation is MERAAAGAEFNILLATDSYKVTHYKQYPPNTSKVYSYFECREKKTENSRLKKVKYEETVFYGLQYILNKYLKGKVITKEKIQEAKEVYREHFQDDVFNEKGWSYILEKYEGHLPIEVKAVPEGSVIPRGNVLFTVENTDPECYWLTNWIETILVQSWYPITVATNSREQKKILAKYLLETSGSLEGLEYKLHDFGYRGVSSQETAGIGASAHLVNFKGTDTVAGIALIKKYYGTKDPVPGYSIPAAEHSTITAWGKDHEKDAFEHIVTQFASVPVSVVSDSYDIYNACEKIWGEDLRHLIVSRSPKAPLIIRPDSGNPLDTVLKVLEILGKKFPVVENAKGYKVLPPYIRVIQGDGVDINTLQEIVEGMKKNKWSIENVSFGSGGALLQKLTRDLLNCSFKCSYVVTNGLGVNVFKDPVADPNKRSKKGRLSLHRTPNGDFVTLEEGKGDLEEYGHDLLHTVFKNGKVMKSYSFDEVRKNARLKDSELEVAPH